The following are encoded together in the Oncorhynchus nerka isolate Pitt River linkage group LG25, Oner_Uvic_2.0, whole genome shotgun sequence genome:
- the LOC115109233 gene encoding LOW QUALITY PROTEIN: heterogeneous nuclear ribonucleoprotein M-like (The sequence of the model RefSeq protein was modified relative to this genomic sequence to represent the inferred CDS: inserted 1 base in 1 codon), producing MSTEAAAPEKPGQGEINGKAKHEPSVRKERPQKRGGGRFEPYGNSSKRYRVFVSNIPYDVKWQALKDLMKEKVGEVTYVEHLMDGEGKSRGCAVVEFRTEELMKKAVEKVNKHNLNGRPLKVKEDPDGVIAQRDAHRSQGGGGPPGGHGGMNMGMDRMNMERMNMDRMGPGAPPMVNIPPSLMNNSNIPNEIIHGLQAGKIGSTVFVANLDYKVGWKKLKEVFGMAGVVVRTDILEDKDGNSRGMGTVTFDMPIEAVQAVSMFNGQLLFNRVMHVKLDEKSLPKGDFAPPERPPALPRGLSGIGLGLGPGGQPIDATALNRGGGGMGNMGPGGMDGMGFGGGMGRMGGMDNFGGMNNMERFGPSGMGRMNEMDRGLGGSFDREFGRNDMGMSRNNFGESFERGMGSSLGMDRMSSGMDRLGGGMERMGMERMDRVSDLDRLGGSGFDRMGSGLDRLGPSMDRLGSGLDRMSSSVDRLGPAGFDRLGPSSLERMPAGLDFASPMGMGDRMERMGTNFDRMGSAGIDRFPSTGLDRMGSTMDRMGAVGVGGQFDRPAEMERGGFGGNGFGGXGGPGANARKGCQIFVRNLPFDFTWKMLKDNFNTCGIVQYADIKMENGKSKGCGVVRFDNPETAERACRTMNGYRLNGREIDVRIDRNA from the exons ATGTCGACCGAGGCCGCTGCTCCGGAGAAACCAGGCCAGGG GGAAATTAATGGCAAGGCCAAGCATGAACCCAgtgtcaggaaggaaaggccccAGAAGCGTGGAGGTGGTCGCTTTGAACCCTATGGAAACTCATCAAAGAGATACCGTGTGTTTGTCAGCAACATTCCATATGATGTGAAATGGCAGGCACTCAAAGACCTAATGAAAGAAAAAG TGGGTGAGGTAACGTACGTGGAACACTTAATGGACGGAGAAGGCAAATCGAGG GGTTGCGC GGTTGTAGAGTTCAGGACTGAGGAACTGATGAAGAAGGCTGTGGAGAAGGTCAACAAGCACAACCTGAATGGGCGGCCCCTGAAGGTCAAAGAG GACCCAGATGGTGTGATTGCCCAGAGGGACGCCCACAGGTCCCAGGGTGGTGGTGGACCCCCCGGTGGCCATGGTGGAATGAACATGGGCATGGATCGCATGAATATGGAGCGAATGAACATGGACCGCATGGGACCGGGCGCCCCACCCATGGTCAACATCCCCCCCAGCCTCATGAACAACTCCAACATCCCCAATGAGATCATCCACGGGCTGCAGGCTGGCAAGATTGGAAGCACTGTCTTTGTAGCTAAT CTGGACTACAAGGTTGGCTGGAAGAAGCTGAAGGAGGTGTTTGGCATGGCAGGTGTGGTGGTGCGCACTGACATCCTGGAGGACAAAGATGGGAATAGCAGGGGCATGGGCACCGTCACCTTTGACATGCCTATTGAAGCTGTCCAAGCCGTCAGTATGTTCAACGGTCAACTGCTTTTCAACCGGGTCATGCATGTCAAGCTG GATGAGAAGTCCTTGCCAAAAGGAGACTTTGCACCACCTGAGAGACCCCCAGCACTACCCC GTGGCCTTAGTGGCATCGGGCTGGGACTTGGGCCTGGTGGCCAACCCATTGACGCCACCGCACTGaacagagggggtggaggaatggGCAACATGGGACCTGGGG GCATGGATGGCATGGGCTTTGGTGGTGGCATGGGTAGAATGGGAG GCATGGATAACTTTGGTGGAATGAACAACATGGAGCGTTTTGGACCATCTGGAATGGGAAGGATGAATG AGATGGACCGTGGGCTTGGTGGTTCTTTTGACCGGGAGTTTGGTCGAAATGATATGGGCATGTCTCGCAATAATTTTGGAGAATCCTTTGAAAGAGGAATGG GTAGCTCATTGGGCATGGACCGCATGAGCTCTGGCATGGATCGCTTGGGTGGTGGAATGGAGCGCAtggggatggagaggatggaccgCGTGTCTGATCTGGACAGGCTCGGGGGGTCTGGCTTTGACAGGATGGGCTCTGGGCTGGACCGGCTGGGGCCCAGTATGGACAGGCTTGGTTCTGGGCTGGACCGTATGAGCTCCAGTGTGGACCGCCTGGGCCCAGCTGGGTTTGACCGCCTAGGCCCGTCCAGTTTGGAACGTATGCCTGCTGGCCTGGACTTCGCCTCTCCCATGGGCATGGGGGACCGCATGGAGAGGATGGGAACCAACTTTGACCGCATGGGGTCTGCCGGCATCGACCGCTTCCCGTCCACCGGGCTTGACCGCATGGGCTCCACCATGGACCGCATGGGCGCTGTCGGTGTTGGCGGCCAGTTTGACCGGCCAGCTGAGATGGAGCGTGGGGGCTTTGGAGGAAATGGCTTTGGGG CCGGAGGTCCTGGAGCCAACGCCAGGAAGGGCTGCCAGATCTTTGTCAGAAAT CTGCCCTTTGACTTCACCTGGAAAATGCTGAAGGATAACTTCAATACATGCG GTATTGTCCAATATGCTGACATCAAGATGGAGAATGGCAAGTCCAAGGGCTGTGGCGTGGTTCGCTTTGACAACCCGGAGACTGCAGAGAGAGCATGTCGCACCATGAATGGCTACAGGCTGAATGGAAGAGAGATCGATGTCAGAATCGACAGAAATGCGTAA
- the LOC115109234 gene encoding ras-related protein Rab-11B-like: MGNRDDEYDFLFKVVLIGDSGVGKSNLLSRFTRNEFNLESKSTIGVEFATRSIQVDGKTIKAQIWDTAGQERYRAITSAYYRGAVGALLVYDIAKHLTYENVERWLKELRDHADNNIVIMLVGNKSDLRHLRAVPTDEARAFAEKNTLSFIETSALDSTNVEEAFKNILTEIHRIVSQKQIADRSAHDESPGNNVVDISVPPTTDGQKNKLPCCQSL, encoded by the exons ATGGGCAACAGAGATGATGAATACGATTTCTTGTTCAAAG TGGTGCTGATCGGAGACTCTGGTGTGGGGAAGAGTAACCTGCTGTCCCGTTTCACACGGAATGAGTTCAACCTGGAGAGCAAAAGCACCATCGGTGTGGAGTTTGCCACCCGCAGCATCCAGGTGGATGGCAAGACAATAAAGGCCCAGATCTGGGATACAGCTGGACAGGAGCGTTACAGAGCCATCACTTCAGC GTACTACCGGGGGGCAGTGGGGGCTCTCCTAGTGTATGACATCGCCAAGCATCTCACCTATGAAAATGTGGAGCGCTGGCTGAAGGAGCTCCGGGATCATGCTGATAACAACATCGTTATCATGCTGGTGGGCAACAAGAGTGACCTGCGCCACCTCAGGGCAGTGCCCACAGACGAGGCTCGTGCCTTTGCAG aGAAGAATACACTATCATTTATTGAAACATCAGCTTTGGATTCCACTAATGTGGAAGAGGCATTCAAGAACATCCTCACAG AAATCCACCGAATCGTATCACAAAAGCAGATAGCTGACAGATCAGCACATGACGAGTCTCCAGGCAACAATGTAGTGGACATCAGTGTCCCCCCCACCACCGATGGGCAAAAAAACAAACTACCGTGCTGTCAAAGCCTGTGA